The proteins below are encoded in one region of Xenopus laevis strain J_2021 chromosome 8L, Xenopus_laevis_v10.1, whole genome shotgun sequence:
- the LOC108698619 gene encoding numb-like protein isoform X2 — translation MNKLRQSLRRKKQTYVPEASRPHQWGADEEAVRRGKCSFPVRYLGHVEVEESRGMHVCEDAVKKLKTLGKKSVKAILWVSADGLRVVDDKTKDLIVDQTIEKVSFCAPDRNFDKAFSYICRDGTTRRWICHCFLALKDSGERLSHAVGCAFAACLERKQKREKECGVTASFDASRTSFAREGSFRVTSASQQAEREEVMRQLQDKKKAEAAPSLCSSIATVGAPSNPVLPAQPDQSPPQCATVPSDKSEAGGQHAIPRRHAPLEQLVRQGSFRGFPALSQKNSPFKRQLSLRLNELPSTLQRKTNFQDKSQAIEMESSMHQEYDGINDLCNQINSSFTNKPSEDPFANSNGTRTPSMLPAVSLPPQTVQGISGWAEQTGTSASTSGFQMGHRRTPSEAERWLEEVAKAAKAQQQQPPPQPMVAVPMPVPAAIQAYSVPYDAATAPVGMFITPHMQPAYVPVAGYNPAMSYPAPSVPVVGITPSQMVANVFCSATQVPSSNLASKSNPFPQSILQTSNASAQSSQLGPKPNGTANGTSWPPDPNQLRLASTAQEVDQFEAQWAALESKSQQRLANPFSNELQKTFQIEL, via the exons ATGAACAAACTGCGTCAGAGCCTGCGGAGAAAGAAGCAGACGTATGTCCCTGAGGCCAGTAGGCCGCACCAGTGGGGGGCAGATGAGGAGGCTGTAAGAAGGGGGAAATGCAGCTTTCCTGTGCGG TACCTTGGACATGTGGAAGTGGAGGAGTCAAGAGGGATGCACGTGTGCGAAGATGCAGTGAAGAAGCTGAAAACA CTTGGAAAGAAGTCTGTGAAAGCCATCCTCTGGgtttctgctgatgggctgcgtGTTGTGGATGATAAAACGAAG GACCTGATAGTGGATCAGACCATTGAGAAAGTATCATTTTGTGCTCCTGATCGCAACTTTGACAAGGCCTTTTCTTACATTTGTCGGGATGGAACAACCCGTCGCTGGATCTGTCACTGCTTCCTGGCCTTGAAGGATTCC GGAGAGCGTCTGAGCCATGCTGTTGGCTGTGCTTTTGCCGCTTGCCTGGAAAGAAAACAGAAGAGGGAAAAGGAGTGTGGGGTCACAGCTTCATTTGATGCCAGTCGAACCAGTTTTGCTCGCGAGGGATCATTCCGTGTCACATCTGCCTCCCAGCAGGCAGAACGTGAAGAAGTAATGAGGCAACTTCAAGATAAAAAGAAGG ctGAAGCTGCTCCATCCCTTTGCTCCAGTATAGCAACCGTGGGAGCACCATCAAATCCTGTACTGCCAGCACAGCCTGACCAGTCACCACCCCAGTGTGCCACTGTCCCATCAGACAAGAGTGAGGCTGGTGGGCAGCATGCCATACCCCGCAGACATGCTCCCCTGGAACAGCTCGTGAGACAGGGGTCCTTTCGTGGTTTCCCTGCCCTGAGCCAAAAAAACTCACCTTTTAAACGGCAGCTTTCACTGAGACTCAATGAGCTCCCGTCCACCCTTCAACGTAAAACCAATTTCCAGGACAAGAGTCAAG CCATTGAAATGGAGTCTTCAATGCATCAAGAATATGATGGAATCAATGATCTGTGCAACCAAATCAACAGCTCCTTCACAAACAAGCCATCTGAGGATCCCTTTGCAAATAGCAACGGGACTAGAACACCCAGCATGCTTCCAGCTGTCTCCTTGCCACCACAAACAGTGCAAG gGATCTCAGGGTGGGCAGAACAAACCGGTACATCAGCATCTACTTCAGGCTTCCAAATGGGGCATCGCCGAACCCCCTCTGAAGCAGAGCGCTGGCTTGAGGAGGTTGCAAAGGCAGCTAAGGCTCAACAGCAACAACCTCCCCCTCAGCCTATGGTGGCAGTTCCAATGCCTGTGCCGGCTGCCATTCAGGCATACTCTGTACCTTATGATGCTGCAACTGCTCCTGTTGGCATGTTTATCACACCTCATATGCAGCCTGCTTATGTACCTGTAGCTGGTTATAATCCTGCTATGTCCTACCCTGCACCAAGTGTCCCTGTGGTGGGGATTACTCCATCTCAGATGGTAGCCAATGTTTTCTGCTCTGCTACCCAAGTACCATCTTCTAACCTAGCAAGTAAGTCCAACCCATTCCCACAGAGCATCTTGCAAACATCAAATGCCTCAGCCCAGTCTAGCCAGTTGGGACCCAAGCCAAATGGCACAGCTAATGGTACATCATGGCCCCCAGATCCAAACCAACTGAGGCTAGCATCTACTGCACAGGAAGTGGACCAGTTCGAAGCTCAGTGGGCAGCACTGGAGTCCAAATCTCAACAGCGATTGGCCAATCCTTTTTCAAATGAACTACAAAAGACTTTTCAAATAGAATTGTAG
- the LOC108698619 gene encoding numb-like protein isoform X1 gives MWTSATISNLILYHWCSSTFGCPENTTLPLPPPLAAAPEMNKLRQSLRRKKQTYVPEASRPHQWGADEEAVRRGKCSFPVRYLGHVEVEESRGMHVCEDAVKKLKTLGKKSVKAILWVSADGLRVVDDKTKDLIVDQTIEKVSFCAPDRNFDKAFSYICRDGTTRRWICHCFLALKDSGERLSHAVGCAFAACLERKQKREKECGVTASFDASRTSFAREGSFRVTSASQQAEREEVMRQLQDKKKAEAAPSLCSSIATVGAPSNPVLPAQPDQSPPQCATVPSDKSEAGGQHAIPRRHAPLEQLVRQGSFRGFPALSQKNSPFKRQLSLRLNELPSTLQRKTNFQDKSQAIEMESSMHQEYDGINDLCNQINSSFTNKPSEDPFANSNGTRTPSMLPAVSLPPQTVQGISGWAEQTGTSASTSGFQMGHRRTPSEAERWLEEVAKAAKAQQQQPPPQPMVAVPMPVPAAIQAYSVPYDAATAPVGMFITPHMQPAYVPVAGYNPAMSYPAPSVPVVGITPSQMVANVFCSATQVPSSNLASKSNPFPQSILQTSNASAQSSQLGPKPNGTANGTSWPPDPNQLRLASTAQEVDQFEAQWAALESKSQQRLANPFSNELQKTFQIEL, from the exons tgGACATCTGCAACCATCTCTAACTTGATCTTATATCACTGGTGTTCTTCAACATTTGGATGCCCAGAAAATACCACCCTGCCGCTCCCACCGCCACT CGCTGCAGCGCCTGAAATGAACAAACTGCGTCAGAGCCTGCGGAGAAAGAAGCAGACGTATGTCCCTGAGGCCAGTAGGCCGCACCAGTGGGGGGCAGATGAGGAGGCTGTAAGAAGGGGGAAATGCAGCTTTCCTGTGCGG TACCTTGGACATGTGGAAGTGGAGGAGTCAAGAGGGATGCACGTGTGCGAAGATGCAGTGAAGAAGCTGAAAACA CTTGGAAAGAAGTCTGTGAAAGCCATCCTCTGGgtttctgctgatgggctgcgtGTTGTGGATGATAAAACGAAG GACCTGATAGTGGATCAGACCATTGAGAAAGTATCATTTTGTGCTCCTGATCGCAACTTTGACAAGGCCTTTTCTTACATTTGTCGGGATGGAACAACCCGTCGCTGGATCTGTCACTGCTTCCTGGCCTTGAAGGATTCC GGAGAGCGTCTGAGCCATGCTGTTGGCTGTGCTTTTGCCGCTTGCCTGGAAAGAAAACAGAAGAGGGAAAAGGAGTGTGGGGTCACAGCTTCATTTGATGCCAGTCGAACCAGTTTTGCTCGCGAGGGATCATTCCGTGTCACATCTGCCTCCCAGCAGGCAGAACGTGAAGAAGTAATGAGGCAACTTCAAGATAAAAAGAAGG ctGAAGCTGCTCCATCCCTTTGCTCCAGTATAGCAACCGTGGGAGCACCATCAAATCCTGTACTGCCAGCACAGCCTGACCAGTCACCACCCCAGTGTGCCACTGTCCCATCAGACAAGAGTGAGGCTGGTGGGCAGCATGCCATACCCCGCAGACATGCTCCCCTGGAACAGCTCGTGAGACAGGGGTCCTTTCGTGGTTTCCCTGCCCTGAGCCAAAAAAACTCACCTTTTAAACGGCAGCTTTCACTGAGACTCAATGAGCTCCCGTCCACCCTTCAACGTAAAACCAATTTCCAGGACAAGAGTCAAG CCATTGAAATGGAGTCTTCAATGCATCAAGAATATGATGGAATCAATGATCTGTGCAACCAAATCAACAGCTCCTTCACAAACAAGCCATCTGAGGATCCCTTTGCAAATAGCAACGGGACTAGAACACCCAGCATGCTTCCAGCTGTCTCCTTGCCACCACAAACAGTGCAAG gGATCTCAGGGTGGGCAGAACAAACCGGTACATCAGCATCTACTTCAGGCTTCCAAATGGGGCATCGCCGAACCCCCTCTGAAGCAGAGCGCTGGCTTGAGGAGGTTGCAAAGGCAGCTAAGGCTCAACAGCAACAACCTCCCCCTCAGCCTATGGTGGCAGTTCCAATGCCTGTGCCGGCTGCCATTCAGGCATACTCTGTACCTTATGATGCTGCAACTGCTCCTGTTGGCATGTTTATCACACCTCATATGCAGCCTGCTTATGTACCTGTAGCTGGTTATAATCCTGCTATGTCCTACCCTGCACCAAGTGTCCCTGTGGTGGGGATTACTCCATCTCAGATGGTAGCCAATGTTTTCTGCTCTGCTACCCAAGTACCATCTTCTAACCTAGCAAGTAAGTCCAACCCATTCCCACAGAGCATCTTGCAAACATCAAATGCCTCAGCCCAGTCTAGCCAGTTGGGACCCAAGCCAAATGGCACAGCTAATGGTACATCATGGCCCCCAGATCCAAACCAACTGAGGCTAGCATCTACTGCACAGGAAGTGGACCAGTTCGAAGCTCAGTGGGCAGCACTGGAGTCCAAATCTCAACAGCGATTGGCCAATCCTTTTTCAAATGAACTACAAAAGACTTTTCAAATAGAATTGTAG